The nucleotide sequence CTCGCTGCCGCGGCGGTCCTGGGTGTCCCGGTGGCGCGGGGCGACCCGCCGTTCCCGGCCGCACCGGCGCTCGCCCTCCCGGCGGTCGAGGAAGACCTGAACGCCTTCCTCCAGGGAGAACTCGCGCCGGAGATACTCGCAGAGATCGGTCTGATCGCGCGCGACGATGAAGAAGTGCCGTCCGTCCGCCATGCCGCTGGGCGAGTTATTTCACAGGTCGGCGGGGTGAGTCAAGAAGGACGGAGCCGGCGGAGCGCGCGCCGGGCCGCTCGCGCCTCCTTGGAGAGCCTGTGAGGGTTCCCGCGCTTGTCGCGGGGAAGCTCATCCTCCTCGATCTTCGTGGCGGGGTCCTCCGGACCTTCGGACGCCCGTCGCAGGAACTGCTCGGAGGTGACGACGGCGGCGCCGGCTCGGCGCGCGGCGTCCCGGACCTTGCGGTCGGAGGTGACGACGACGGCGCCCGCGCCCTGCTGCCGCGCGAGCCGCATCAGCTCGTCGTCCGCCGTCCGCGGGGGCCGCGAGAAGAGCACCTGGACGCGTCCCGCCGACGGGCCCGGACCCGTGACGCGCGCGCCGTCGAAAACGACGACGAAGTCGTCGCCCGAGGTCCGGGCGCTCTGGGCGAGCAGGTGGAGGAGCGCCCTCCGGCCGGCCTCGAGGCTCTCCTCCTCGCGCCCGCGGAGGTCGGCGTCGTTGCGGATCACGTTGTACCCGTCGATGAGCCAGCGCATCGGCGGCGGCCCCTCCCGCTCAGCGTCGTCCGAGCAGCGCCCGCGCCGTCCGGACGCCAACGGCCGCCAGCCGCCGGTAGTGGCTCGCGTAGCTCCCCGCCGTCGACGCGCTCGGGTACCGGAGCCGAACCCACGCGGGCCCTGGCAGCGCGCCCCGGGCGAGC is from Candidatus Methylomirabilota bacterium and encodes:
- a CDS encoding NYN domain-containing protein codes for the protein MRWLIDGYNVIRNDADLRGREEESLEAGRRALLHLLAQSARTSGDDFVVVFDGARVTGPGPSAGRVQVLFSRPPRTADDELMRLARQQGAGAVVVTSDRKVRDAARRAGAAVVTSEQFLRRASEGPEDPATKIEEDELPRDKRGNPHRLSKEARAARRALRRLRPS